Below is a genomic region from Trichoderma asperellum chromosome 2, complete sequence.
ATTCGCCGTGATACGCCCCGTGATTCCATGTTTCAGCTGGTAGCGCCCGCCCAGGCCTCACACCTGGTTTGTTCCAGAGCAGGGAAATTAATTGCGCTGCCGTCTTTCTACAAGCACATATCACTGCGCCTCGCTACTCAACTTGACAACGGCGCCAGCGAATCGTTCTGCTGTTTTTGTCGGCATTGTTTGTGAAGCCATTCATTACAATCGACTCTTTATTGCCCAAGACATCTCATTGTCTTGTATCCATCATGTCTTGTGAGCTGCCCAAGCCAAGGTAGATCCAGCTCATAGGGCTAGTTGTGACTGACACATTTCACAGCGTGGCTCAATACCACCGCGACATTACAAAATGTAACAACTCTGCCTCCAGAGGTTTCACCTGCCAGAGCCCTGGAAATCATACAGAATCACAAAATTCACATGCAATGCGACCCTCACATGGTCAAGTTCGAGTCCATCCCTCAGCCATCAAAGGTTGTGACTCCCGCTGTTCCAACGGACCGAGGAATTGTCGCTGTAGCGGAGCCTGCGTATTACTCGGTGACAGACAAGGTGCACACGCTGCCTGCGGGCCTTTGGGATTCCAATGTTGAGAGTATAAATGAATTTGTGACCCTGGAAAAGGGTGTTTTTGTGAGGCTCTACAGCCCACTCAACGTGGTGATGGAGACGGTCTGGACTGTGAAAGAAAACGGTAATGGCGGGGTAGATCTGATCGAGGACGTGCTGATAAAAGCGTCCCGACTGCTGGTTGGCACGATAAAGAATATGTGCAATACTAACTGGAGAACCTTTCATGGCAAGATAGTGGATATGATGAAGGAGACGGCGTCATAATCCGGGGATAGACAAGGGGGTATATCACTTAGAAGAATAGATATTTGGCATCGACTGAGAGTAGCGGTAGAACTAGGTGATATGACTGTCTTTTCCCGCTTACTTACTTGGAGATGGATATACGTGGCAGTGAAGGCCATGATGCTGATAGTCGAGGCCATTCTTTGGACAttgttttttcccttcttttcttttgtttcaaCCCCTTATAAGCTGGCCGTGTggcatcttctctccctcacTCTTCATTACGCACCTACTAACCTAACCACCAATTCAGCCACCCGAAGCCAGCCACCTGAAGCAAACACGGAGAGAGCGCCATCCGTGCTAAAACTGCTAAAATCGGTAGTCGCGTTCCGCCATGCGAAATGAATGGCTGTGGTTGCCCGCGGCTAAACCCCGCGTAAGAACTGCGCCTCACACCCGCTCCCTTGGGCTTATCGGGCATCTCTCGAGACTTGGACTTGTttgcatctcatctcactcGTGACGCCCcggtcatcttcatctgcggcatcttcatctgcggCTGGGGGATCCGAACAAGGATGGCTGCAGCGCGCGCGGAATATCCCCTCGACGAGTGAGCACCGCGTGTGTCTGGACCTTTAGTGCGAGAGCCGTCCGTGCCCAGCCTCAaaaatacatacatgccAAATCTTGCTCTTCCTGGAGATCGACATCCTCATCCAAGGCCCAAGTGGGCCTCGCCTGCAACATGTCCCTTCAAGTAAGATGGCCTGACGTGTCAGGCACCAAGCAGAAGGCTCTTGAAGATgcaaagaagatgcaaaATGCCGTCGTCGAGACCTGCAGTAAGGCCGGCAAGGAAGCCCCGCAGTATGAGCTTCAAGAGCTCGTGGGCAAGGGCAGTTTTGGACGGGTGTACAAGGCGACGGCCATCAAGACCGGCCAGCTGGTCGCCGTCAAGATCATAGACATTGAGGAGAGCGACACTGTAAATCCCAAGCTGGCCGACACCTACGCCGACCTGCTCAAGGAGATCAATGCCCTGCAATTGCTGAGCGACAGCGGGGCCAAGAATATCAACCATGTCATCGAGGCGTTGCCCGTCGGACAGTCCATGTGGATGGTCACAGAGTACTGCGCAGGTGGCAGCGTTGCGACTCTGATGAGGCCGACAGCTCCCGGCGGGCTGTTGGAAAAATGGATTATTCCTATTGTGCGCGAGGTTGCCGAGGCTATTCACTGGGTTCACGGCCAAGGCATCATCCATCGCGATCTCAAGTGTGCCAATGTTCTTATTACGGAGACGGGCGATGTTCAGCTGTGTGATTTTGGAGTTGCTGGCGTTATTGAAACAAAGTTCGACAAACGGTCGACATTTATTGGGACTCCGCATTGGATGGCGCCCGAGTTGTTTGATAAAGAGGCGTCTTACGGGACCGAGGTCGATATATGGGCGTTTGGCGCCATGGTATATGAAATTGCATCTGGCTTACCGCCCAACGTCACTGCCGGGATTGACTTTTCGAGGTTGGGCTCGCATCTAAAGCATCATACGCCTCGGCTAGAGGGCGACCAGTACTCGGCTGGATTGAGAGATTTGGTGGCCTACTGCCTTCAACACGACGTCGCAAAACGACCAACGATTGAGCAGGTGCAGCTCCATAGATATATCCGTAACACGGAAGAATCGCATCCAACGTCCTCTCTTGTCCATCTTGTCCGGGCCTTCAAACTTTGGGAAGCACAAGGAGGAGACCGCAGGTCGCTCTTCTCCGCTGGTGGTGCCCAAGGTCTGGCTGATCTCTCGGCTGCAGTCTCTAATGATGAGTGGAACTTCAGCACAACTGCAGCATTTGACCAGCACGTCTTGGACCAAGGAGATGCCCAGGACGTTTATGACGTGTACGGATCAAAGGTGGATTTCAGCCCTGAGGGGTATGATGAGACGTCGCGTCCGCAGAAACCCAAGTCACGGAGAAGGCCACCGCCACATCTTCCGTCGGTCAAAGCGCCCCTAGAAAAGATTTTTGATCCCAATACTATATCAACGTATGAAGAAAATTCCAGAGCATACTATAGTCAGCCATTTCAGGCTCCTATATCGGATCTCCCCCTCCGGGATGAGAGCTCGCAGCCTTCTGACGTACGAGAGTCATTGATTGATCTGGATGTATCGCTGCACGGCGGAGAGCTCTCGCAGTATGTCGACATGGACACCATCAAGCCTAGCGATTCGCAAGCATCATTTGACTATGACTTTGATGATATCAGCTTCTCTAGGGCGCCGATGAGCGACCCAATTGACCTCAAAAATAATAGGCGCACTCAGGATTGGAAATTCCCTTCAATGGCTCCTCCCGCAACAGTAAATCCGGAGGAATTCAAATTTCCGCTGCTCAGTAACACTCTCCCCCCACCTGATGATGGCCGGCCCTCACTTCTTCATCACACTACCGAACCGTATCAACATTCTTCTACTTTCAGTGAACTTGCACCAACCCCTTCAGTTGACCATCGTGCTTCAGTTGGGAGCTTGATAGATCTCGACATGAGCTTCGCCGATTCATCAACAGACTTAACCCGCCCCTCAACGTCCTATTCGGATGTCGGTTCCATCAGCGGTTCGGAGATTGGTGGTACAAATCCTTTTGAGTTGGAGAAACACGCCTCGCTCTACGTGATGAATGCTACAAATCGCGAGCCCTCTATTTATATTTCAGATGACTCTGAATATTCACACGTGCTCGCGAGCATCCCAGATCTCTCTCTGGATGAAGGATCAAAACACGACGAATCCCATATCAGCAAAGAGAGCAATGTGTCAGCATTCAGTGACAGCCGGCCATATTCTCTGAGCGACTTCGCTGATATGGATCCCGAACTGCCTCCAGAGCCAACTCCTGCTCCAAGCACACCGCAATATCCACCATCTTTGCGAGACTACTCTCCGCGCAGTCGATCTCCGCATAGCCAATCTCCTCCTGTACAGCGTCCCCGACCACCCCTGCGAAACCTCGATTCGTCTCTTCCCCCTCTTCCAGTAACCCCTTCGTCAAAAGTCATGCTTGGCCAAGCTTCGCCCGAGGAAATACGGAAAGAGTTACGTCGTATGGCTATGAGTCTTGGAGATCATTTGACTTACGTCAACTCGTACATTTCTACCCTACCGGTTCGAAGAAAGAGCATACACTATTCGCTAGATCCAGAGGGTGGTGCGATTTGAGACTTACAGTGTTTGGGAGTTGGAAATAGCgctgatgcgatgcgatCAATCAATTTCtccgaaagaagaaagaggaaaaggtaACAGAAGGTAGTTATATGCTAGAGATATGATTTATCTACTCTTTTTTGAAAGAGATGTATATTAAACAGTACTTATTCGCTTTGCTACAAATGGATGAGTTTGAAGATATCGGAATAGATGTTCCATACTATAATTGCAACGaatattgtttttttccaaatATATGGATTGGTGTAATttgttaatatattataatcatTACCTACTCTCATCGCATATTTGCGCCTCTTCATCAGAAACCAATCATATTGCCCAGTAATAGGGCCTGGTATTTCTCAATTGCCTCTCCGAGCTTAATGAGAACACCTGCTGACAGCATCTTGACCTCATTCTCCTCTCCGCCATCCTCGCCTCTTATCCTGTTAAACACAGCCGAAGCCCATTCTCGCGTCTCCACGACTTCTCGTCCCTGTGTTTCGCATAGCCTGCGCATATCGCCGTCGTTGACCTCCAGCAGCGATGCCATGGCTACGAGCCAGCCCTTCAAAGCGCCCATGTCATCTTGTGTATGGGTCCTCACGGCCAGGAGTAGATTCCACAGTTCGGACGTAAGCTGGGGGAGCGAGAGCGTTGAGGGGCCTGCCGCGTGTATTATTATACCTAACGTTTGGAGATAGAGTGCCAATAGGGCGGGATTTAGAATGAGGGGCTTGGAGGATCGAAGGGCCACCTGGAAGTGGGCAGTAAGAGGGTAGAAGAAGGAGTCGGCAATGAGTGCGGCAGTGGTGTTGGGGATTGAGCGAACTCGGGGCTTTGCCTTTGTTTTGGATTTGTAACGAGCTGTGAATGTTTGGAGTTTGAGGATATCTGGGCCGGTCGTTGCGTCGGCTGCCTTGGCGGCCAGTGGctccaagaaggaggatgtGAGGGATTGCGTTATTGTATCTAGCGCTGTGGAAGGCAGCGCCTTTAGCTGGGATGGAGAATTGGCCTCGCTTCGTTTGGTTGAGTCTATGTATAGCTGTTCAATCTTCTCTGGTAGTCTCCTTGATGGGAAAGATGCACTAGACTGATATTCAGAAGTCTCAAATCCAGCGAGCTCTCTAGCTGACAGTCCGATGGCAACAAGCACTTGCGTTCGCTGGGACAAAGAGTAATCGCCTTCGAAGAAGGTCCGTGAGAACCAGGGGGCCATGGATTTTGGTTGAGCAAcgatcaaggccatcatgCCCTGCAGTTTTAGATCATTGAATTCTTCAATATCGAATTTATCTTGGAGTCCGACGAATAAACCGGCGAGCTCATCTGCATGTGAGCTCACTTCCGTACCAAAATTCGCCTTTCTTCGAATTAAGAGAGGTGCACCCTGTAGAGCTAATTTCTGTTTATCGTATGACTCCGTGTCGCGAAGATATAAGATTAGATCGCGGATGTATACTGGAGCCTTTGGTTTGTTGCGTTGAACCAATGTGGCGTCGTCATCAGAATCTTCTGGATCAGAAGCTTTGGCATATGGAACAAGGTCTTCTTCACTATCGTCTGAAGAACCGATCTCTTCTATTATAGCTATGGGCTTAATAGTTGAAATACTGGGTTCGGACTTCGGCTTCGGTTTGATCTTGGGCTTTTGGGTTCGTTTTTGAGGTGGTCGATTCTCTTTCCGTACTGATAGTCCTGTAGCTTCTGTCTTGAGGATAGGCTCGATAGAACCGACCTCGTCGAAAACACTGGTAAGAGATTTTAACCATTTAGCCTCTTCGGTCTCTGTTTCGTCCATGTGGAAATCCAGCTTTTGTGTTTTATCGTCCATGAGAGTTGAGAGGGATTCTCCAACAACTAAGCCCAGAAAACGGGCTCTGGCTTGAGTTGAAGCTATCCGATTGGAGATCGCGGACAGGTATGAACCTGACCTTACAATAATTCTTAGTTTGATAGGAGATAGTCTGGAGATATATCCGGCACTGAGGAGCAACACTTCCGTATGAACTAAGAAGAGGTTAGCATGTTTCTGTAATCTTGGCTATTTGGAGTATTCATACCATTTTGTTGTAGTATGGCTGCGTGCTTGATATATAGCTGATCTCCAAACTGAGATAAGCTCTTTTCGAATACGGTTGTAATGCCGTCTTTATTTTGAGCCAAGAGTGCGAGAACAGCTCTCCTGATACCTACAGAATCACCCAGACCAGCgccagaagatgaagtgCACCAAGCAACGAGATGATTGTAAAGAGTCTCATTGCCCTTAATGAGTGTGCTGATgatgccagcagcggcagagatgATTGCTTTTGAAGACGGTTCGTCTAAGTCTAACCCATTGAGGTGCTGAGCAAGGTATTGTAGCAGTGTGTTGATAGATTTTTTGGCGCTATGGGGTTGGGAGAGGCAAACTTTGGCAAAGTTTTCTGGATCACTCCCTTTTTTAAGAAGGAGACCATCAATAACCGTCTTCACAAGAGTTTCTATGACAAGTAAGCAAGACGTAATGAGGTCGGCAGCCATGAAACATACCCGAATAGCCCAATGACATGCCTCGCTGGAAGAGGTCTGAACAGAAATGCAAGTCGCTTTCGCTTTTTGTGTGTTGAGCCCAGGCTATCAAATTATATGCTACCCATTGCGAAAATTTGGTTCCATCCGTTATCCATGTTGCGCTGGTGCGAATGTTTTCTGATCCAGTAATCTCAATCGCTTCAGCAGCTGTAGATATTATACGGCCACTTGTAAGCAAAGACAGGAGCGCCTGAGATTGCACTTTCTTCGAATTTCCGGAACTCGATCCTCCCGCTGAAGCTTCCCACAAAGTCCGGATAGCACCATTACCGTCCAAAGCTGATGCTAGCAAATCGAGAAATATTGTGATATGAAGCACTAGATCTGGCCGCTTAGATTCTTTGCTCGCTGATTTGTGCTCCTGAATGAGAGCTCTGAGGTGAGTAAGAACCGCGTTCAGTCCGGCAACACTTTGTAAGCATCTAATAAATAGCTGTGCGTCGTTATGAGAGCCCTCGGTGCCATCGTTATCCCCGCCTTCTTTTAATAACGTCCAGTAATTCGAAGCAATCTCAGTCACCAGCACGTGAATTATCGCCGCGCTTTTGGGGCCAGGCACGTGGACATGGAAACCGCCTGGCTGCTTCTCATCTTGAGTTAGGTATTTCAGAGCCTGAATAAGCGAATCGTAGTCCGGCTGGTTTCGAAGAAGCTCCAACGCCTCGTCAGGCGAGTCCACTTGCGAAGTCGGTAATTCTTCGACCACTTTCTTAGTCGAGCCACCCTCAGACAGCAGCGGTTTGGCGTCCTCCCGGGGCTTGAGGTAAGTGGTGCTGACTGGAGTCAGTAGCTCACCCGTGGCTGGTGCCGTCCTCTTGGTCGCTACCCTGCCCCCGTGAAAATATCGCAAACCGCCCTTCATGGCGACATCTGTAGAGCACGCAGATCCAGAGTACtggtaaaaagaaaatgttgCGACCTCAAATGCAGGATAGGCAGAAAGACGCTGGCCGCTTAGAAAGACCCAGAGCTATGGCATGGTGGGAGCCTAAGAACCCCACCTTCACCTGACCTCACCGAGCCTCACCGAGTCGCAGCCAAGGCAGCTCCTCCCGCCGTGCCCAACAGCTACAGCTAGCTTGCCGTCATCCTGCACtcaggcttcttcttccaaacCGCACGCCCGCTCCTTGTTGCCCGCCGTCTTTGCTTGCTCTCTAATCCCGCGTCCATCGCCATTTGCTTCAGCATGAGTGTCGAAACCCAGAGGGCGGCGCACCTTGTCGCTGACAGCGAGACGATGCGATGGTCAGTGCCCGAGACCCGGTGATGCGCCATGCGCCCAGCTGACAGGCACATGCAGGAAGTATCTCGACCAGATCAGACGCAACCCGGGCCCCTTGACGGATCCGATGGCGGTGGAAGAGGAGTTTCTGGCCCAGTTTGAGAAGTTCAAGATCTTGTATGTAGCTCaaaagacgaagcagagTGGAAGCAGACGTTTGGCTGACCTGACATAGGGTGATGTTTGTCCTACCTCGTGCGGATATTCCTTACCTCAGACTGACGGCAGCTACAGTGGTGCAGGTGGTCTGGGATGCGAGATTTTGAAGAATCTGGCCATGTCCAAGTTCAAGGATATCCATGTAATCGATATGGGTGAGGCGAATTGCTGCACGCGTCGTAACCGTCACTCGAGCTAACGTGGATTACGGCGGGCAAGACACCATCGACATCTCTAATTTGAACCGACAATTCCTCTTTCGAAAGTCAGACGTGGGCAAGTTCAAGGCGGAGGTAGCAGCGAGATTCGTCGAGCAAAGAGTAAAGGGCGTTAAAATCACCGCTCACAATAACCGCATTCAGGACTTTGACGACGAGTTTTACAAGCAGTTTCAGCTCGTCATCTGCGGCCTGGACAGCATCGAAGCTCGGCGGTGGATCAATGCTATGCTAGTCTCCATCGCtgaggaggcagaggatCCCGATGGAATCAAACCGTTGATCGACGGCGGCACTGAGGGCTTCAAGGGACAGGCGCGAGTTATCCTCCCCTCAATTACTTCGTGTATAGAGTGTCAGCTCGATATGCACGCTCCCAGAGCTGCTGTCCCTCTTTGCACTATTGCCTCTATTCCGAGACAGCCGGAGCATTGCGTCGAATGGGCCCATGTCATTGCctgggaagaggagaaaccCTTTCCTAAGCTCGACAAGGACGACCCCGAGCACGTCACATGGATCTATCAGAAGGCCCTGAAGCGCGCAGAGGAGTTCAATATCCCAGGAATCACATACTCGCTTACTCAGGGAACGATCAAGAACATTATTCCTGCCATTGCTTCAACAAACGCCATCATTGCCGCTGCCTGTTGCAATGAGGCATTCAAGATTGCTACCAACTCGGCGCCATGCCTGGGTTTCGAGAACAACTACATGATGTATTCTGGCAACGACAGCATATATACCTACACGTTCAAGcatgagaaaaaggaagactgTCCAGTCTGCGGCCGAGAGGCTCGACCCTTGGAAGCTGATCCCAACATGACCCTCCAAGATTTATTGGATTCTCTGGCCCTTCGTCCCGAAGCTCAGCTGAAGAAACCATCCATACGTGCAGAGGGGAAGACTCTGTACATGCAAGTGCCGCAAAGCTTGGAGGAACAGACCAGACCGAATCTGAGCAAGTCTCTCAAGGACCTTGGGCTCGAGAATGGACAGGAAGTTGTGGTTACGGATCCTGCATTCCCTCTTGAATTCAACTTTTATTTCAGGTTCAAGGCGGCGGAGAGCTCTTAAGAACTTCATATcaagatttttcttttttttttttttcttttcttttttttttttctcactcaGTATTCTCTGACACATGAGGTGTTTTATTTACGGATTGGGGGGTTTTCTCTTGGGCATTTTCCTGGCGTTGGAGACATGACGGGCCATATCATTGCATCTTTGTACATGGGCGCAAAATCgaaacaagacaagacaaagcAAATAGCAAATAGCAAATAAACAAATGGATCCtaaatcttttattcttttcccttttttacttctttatttGCTCATGAGAGACAACACgcaaaaatattataaaaaagcatgTGTCAAAACATATGTAGAATGCAGCTAATTACCATGCCCCCGATTTATATACAAAACGCCTTCAACCAAAATAAGACCAATCACTGAACCATGTTAATCACCTGCTGCTCCAACTTTTTGCACTTTAGCTTCAAATGCTTCACCGACTCGAGGAACAGCTCATCGCTATCCCACTGGCCCGTGCTCTCAATCGAAAAGATGAAGTGGTCTCTCCTCCGGCCGAGCTTGACCTTGCCCTCAAACTCGGCATGTCGCAGCGCCTCTCTGCTGACGGTGTCCTTCATCGAATCCTTGACCACGGCCTTGAGCTCGCCCAGGTGGCCCTCGTAGCCGCTGCCGGGCTTGCTGACGTCTTCCCTCGTGACCGTCTCGAGGCCGATGACGCCCTCGGGGAAGCACTTTTGGAATTTCTTGGCGTCGGCGCCGAGGATGGGGCGGGTGATGTGGATGAGCGGCAGGAGGCGGTAGGAGGCGGTGGCAACGGGCGAGAACTTGGAGTGGTCTGCGCCGATGCCCTTGTGCATGTGCATGGCCAGGTTGATGGTCTGCTTCGGCCGCagcttggcgatgaggatgtcTGGGTTCACCGGCCGGATGGCGTTCTCGCCGTCAAAGTGCTCGGCCTGCCTGCCCGTCGGCACGAAGACAATGTCCCTTGCGTAGACGTGCGCGTGGTTGTACGCCTTTAGCGGGTCGTTCTCGGTCGGCGCGGCGTCCGGGTTGACGGTGCATGTGATGTTGAGCTCCAGGCGCACCGTGTTCCAGTCGAAGCTGTTTGCGTACGGGTCCTCGCCGGCCTCGGGCTTCTTGTACCATTTGAGGAAGTTGTGGATGCCTTCGCGGCCGCCGTTGAAGGGGATGAGGCCCAG
It encodes:
- a CDS encoding uncharacterized protein (BUSCO:EOG092D2RBH), which translates into the protein MAPSRHAAPSAEEHLRRNTVGINKETVTNVSSTDFPGHFPGEDHAFSIEQFQSAFSIQFHRNEANDASFSLIGIDASLANAFRRILIAEIPTLAIEDVFIENNTSVIQDEVLAHRLGLIPFNGGREGIHNFLKWYKKPEAGEDPYANSFDWNTVRLELNITCTVNPDAAPTENDPLKAYNHAHVYARDIVFVPTGRQAEHFDGENAIRPVNPDILIAKLRPKQTINLAMHMHKGIGADHSKFSPVATASYRLLPLIHITRPILGADAKKFQKCFPEGVIGLETVTREDVSKPGSGYEGHLGELKAVVKDSMKDTVSREALRHAEFEGKVKLGRRRDHFIFSIESTGQWDSDELFLESVKHLKLKCKKLEQQVINMVQ
- a CDS encoding uncharacterized protein (EggNog:ENOG41): MSLQVRWPDVSGTKQKALEDAKKMQNAVVETCSKAGKEAPQYELQELVGKGSFGRVYKATAIKTGQLVAVKIIDIEESDTVNPKLADTYADLLKEINALQLLSDSGAKNINHVIEALPVGQSMWMVTEYCAGGSVATLMRPTAPGGLLEKWIIPIVREVAEAIHWVHGQGIIHRDLKCANVLITETGDVQLCDFGVAGVIETKFDKRSTFIGTPHWMAPELFDKEASYGTEVDIWAFGAMVYEIASGLPPNVTAGIDFSRLGSHLKHHTPRLEGDQYSAGLRDLVAYCLQHDVAKRPTIEQVQLHRYIRNTEESHPTSSLVHLVRAFKLWEAQGGDRRSLFSAGGAQGLADLSAAVSNDEWNFSTTAAFDQHVLDQGDAQDVYDVYGSKVDFSPEGYDETSRPQKPKSRRRPPPHLPSVKAPLEKIFDPNTISTYEENSRAYYSQPFQAPISDLPLRDESSQPSDVRESLIDLDVSLHGGELSQYVDMDTIKPSDSQASFDYDFDDISFSRAPMSDPIDLKNNRRTQDWKFPSMAPPATVNPEEFKFPLLSNTLPPPDDGRPSLLHHTTEPYQHSSTFSELAPTPSVDHRASVGSLIDLDMSFADSSTDLTRPSTSYSDVGSISGSEIGGTNPFELEKHASLYVMNATNREPSIYISDDSEYSHVLASIPDLSLDEGSKHDESHISKESNVSAFSDSRPYSLSDFADMDPELPPEPTPAPSTPQYPPSLRDYSPRSRSPHSQSPPVQRPRPPLRNLDSSLPPLPVTPSSKVMLGQASPEEIRKELRRMAMSLGDHLTYVNSYISTLPVRRKSIHYSLDPEGGAI
- a CDS encoding uncharacterized protein (BUSCO:EOG092D0QOX), whose protein sequence is MKGGLRYFHGGRVATKRTAPATGELLTPVSTTYLKPREDAKPLLSEGGSTKKVVEELPTSQVDSPDEALELLRNQPDYDSLIQALKYLTQDEKQPGGFHVHVPGPKSAAIIHVLVTEIASNYWTLLKEGGDNDGTEGSHNDAQLFIRCLQSVAGLNAVLTHLRALIQEHKSASKESKRPDLVLHITIFLDLLASALDGNGAIRTLWEASAGGSSSGNSKKVQSQALLSLLTSGRIISTAAEAIEITGSENIRTSATWITDGTKFSQWVAYNLIAWAQHTKSESDLHFCSDLFQRGMSLGYSETLVKTVIDGLLLKKGSDPENFAKVCLSQPHSAKKSINTLLQYLAQHLNGLDLDEPSSKAIISAAAGIISTLIKGNETLYNHLVAWCTSSSGAGLGDSVGIRRAVLALLAQNKDGITTVFEKSLSQFGDQLYIKHAAILQQNVHTEVLLLSAGYISRLSPIKLRIIVRSGSYLSAISNRIASTQARARFLGLVVGESLSTLMDDKTQKLDFHMDETETEEAKWLKSLTSVFDEVGSIEPILKTEATGLSVRKENRPPQKRTQKPKIKPKPKSEPSISTIKPIAIIEEIGSSDDSEEDLVPYAKASDPEDSDDDATLVQRNKPKAPVYIRDLILYLRDTESYDKQKLALQGAPLLIRRKANFGTEVSSHADELAGLFVGLQDKFDIEEFNDLKLQGMMALIVAQPKSMAPWFSRTFFEGDYSLSQRTQVLVAIGLSARELAGFETSEYQSSASFPSRRLPEKIEQLYIDSTKRSEANSPSQLKALPSTALDTITQSLTSSFLEPLAAKAADATTGPDILKLQTFTARYKSKTKAKPRVRSIPNTTAALIADSFFYPLTAHFQVALRSSKPLILNPALLALYLQTLGIIIHAAGPSTLSLPQLTSELWNLLLAVRTHTQDDMGALKGWLVAMASLLEVNDGDMRRLCETQGREVVETREWASAVFNRIRGEDGGEENEVKMLSAGVLIKLGEAIEKYQALLLGNMIGF
- a CDS encoding uncharacterized protein (EggNog:ENOG41), which gives rise to MSSWLNTTATLQNVTTLPPEVSPARALEIIQNHKIHMQCDPHMVKFESIPQPSKVVTPAVPTDRGIVAVAEPAYYSVTDKVHTLPAGLWDSNVESINEFVTLEKGVFVRLYSPLNVVMETVWTVKENGNGGVDLIEDVLIKASRLLVGTIKNMCNTNWRTFHGKIVDMMKETAS